Genomic DNA from Halorussus rarus:
GTCGGGCTGGCACCGCTCGAGGTCCACGACCGCGATGCTGTCGTCCGCCATGAATCAGAAGGTGACTCCGTTGGTCAGGAGGATGGTCCACGTGACGAACCACAGCGAGAAGGTCATGAACGCGACGTAGAGGTGGTCCTTCGTGGAGAAGTCACCGACGTCGATGCCGAGTCCCTGCATGATGGGCATTTCGAGCACGACGAACGCCACCACGATGGCCAGTCCCAGCTGGTCCTTGGCGGCGGTGCCGAGGACCATCGCCGAGACGAGCGCCGCGGCGATACCCCCCAGGGAGGCCACGGCCGTCACGGTGACGCCTCTGACGTGAGACGCCCGTCGCTCGGAAGCCTGTTCGGTCGCCATGCCTGTTGGTCGGGGACGCTCCCTCAAAAACCCCAACCTTTCGTCCCGCTCCGGATTCCGACACCGTCCGGTCCCGTCATGTCCGTTCGGCCAGCGCTCCCCACGGTTCGCGGCCGCGTGCCGGTCCGGCTCCGACCCGGGTCTGCGCGGTAGTCACGGGCCCTGTCTCGCTGGGTGCTGGCCGAGAACCG
This window encodes:
- a CDS encoding EMC6-like membrane protein, which encodes MATEQASERRASHVRGVTVTAVASLGGIAAALVSAMVLGTAAKDQLGLAIVVAFVVLEMPIMQGLGIDVGDFSTKDHLYVAFMTFSLWFVTWTILLTNGVTF